The proteins below come from a single Tachysurus fulvidraco isolate hzauxx_2018 chromosome 13, HZAU_PFXX_2.0, whole genome shotgun sequence genomic window:
- the LOC113650789 gene encoding uncharacterized protein LOC113650789 isoform X4 → MSSESQSFSIVEQSKISLTGSTFTSNLSIPSEVSNPIIQPTLPFVGAIHGGLKPDTAVLVQGAVPNNSKQFEINFQIGQSYGDGIAFHFNPRITLKYVYMNTLRNGKWEKDETVYDKIIPKETSFSLLILAKSEGYEVYVNGLWYYLFKHRMPLEQVSALGIRGDASISICGFINNWSKTSLCMEQSKIKGLGRSFLKMLPIPSELENPVIQPKIPYIGPISGGIKPGMALFIQGTINPSGYQVSVDFKLGEKKTDAIPFTFNPRIGQYVYMNTFLNGIWGKEQLVVDKPFTKGGTFCILIVVRSDCFQVLVNGWGHCTYTHRMYLGKITTLSIWGDVCIHYFGFAYNWCRSPFFKDQLKITDKGTSVKSPLVIPSEITKAVIQPKIPYSGPISGQLRPGMALYVRGTVLKDDCQFGIAFGARKNTYDDDSDVPFIFNPRFDQYIYQNNYRNNVWNKEELVYDKPFVKGENFTVVIVIIKEGFEVYVNGTRHSLFRHRDALQAIERIGIWGGVSVVFFGFLEDWTASSYFKELSKTIPVGSSPLSIFSIPSEISNLLIQPQLPYRGPINVDIKPGMAFYAEGSVLANANDFLINFLVGPSKTDDVLITFNPRIGQYLYLNTYRNGVWEKEQLAAYQPFMKGTAFNVLIVVTPQYYKMYVNGQKHSTYAHRIPFERIKTLVIMGDVKINFCGFTNNWRRSYALKRQPKLTDVGNTFTSLLPVPSEALHAVIQPTIPYVNTIQGGLKPKMAVLFHGVLPAHAQSFEINFKTGQYIDDSYNDIAFQFNPRMGQYVYMNSYIAKSWGKEECVSDKPFIKGAAFQLFIIITTDGFEVFINGMRHCIYMHRFPLEKITTLDICGDVSILVFSFIDDWSTLNLSQSNNRVMGSLDSRPSSLPLAVTGPFIQPTLPYVSKVAGGLRQNMALFFQGIIPLNSKGFEINLKTGESETDDIAFHFNPHSGQYVSLNSFINGSWDKGESVSYSPFNKGAGFYLFIAINSDNYQVFVNGLEHSTFKHCIPLEKVSTLDIRGDVSKLIYGIIDNWSSTCLCLDQSRITGMGNTFSSLLNTPADLSYVVIQPTLPHLCAIPGGLTTDMAVYFQGTVPAHAVIFEINFHTGWYAESDLSFHFSPRIGNFVYLNSYRNGKWENSESAPIKPFTKETSFNMFIVIKSEGYEVYVNGLFYCLFKHRQPLENNCAISIYGDVSIPIYGFIDNWSKSSFIADQSKITTKGTQSLVTLPAEVSQPIIQPALPYVGKITEGLKPDMAVFFQGTIPTHAKSFEINFKTGPSDGDDIAFHFNPRLGEFVNLNSFRNGSWEKREPTPEIPFLRGTALNMFVVITSEGYEVFVNGLIYCVFKHRIPLEKVSILAIRGDVILPICGITGNWKTCSFCTKETASSTPVPKDVSYLISNPTLPYITEFPGKIKQDMIILFQGTVPADAKSFEINLKTGPSDGDDIALNFNPRIGQYVYLNTFRDGTWEKQETAPDKPFSKGANFQILLVIKSEGYEVYVNGIILCMYKHRIPFQKVLTLAIGGDVSLSTCGFIDNWKTSSFYPLIVTSSPTPIPKDVTFPISNPTLPFVGKIQEEIQQDAALLFQGTVPADAKSFEINFKTGPSDKDDIAFQFNPYFGQYIYLNCFRNGKWEKEETAPDTPFTKGAAFQIIVVFKYEGYEVYVNGVKCCLFNHRIPLEKVSTLDFRGNVSMSMCNLISNWKTSSLFSGMGATSTTTIPLEVAYAVKSPTLPYMGNFQGNVKQDMAVLFQGTVPTDSQRFEINFQTGQGANDDIAFHFNPRIENYTALNSRKNGSWMKEETAPFKPLAKGAAFQIIVVFKSEGYEVYVNGKSHCTFKHRIPFENVSTIAIRGDVNMQLICFIDNWKSVSMSM, encoded by the exons ATGAGCTCC gaGAGCCAATCCTTCTCGATCGTCGAGCAATCAAAAATTTCACTCACAGGAAGCACATTTACAAGCAACTTGTCTATTCCTTCTGAGGTTTCAAATCCAATCATCCAGCCT ACACTTCCCTTTGTGGGTGCAATCCATGGAGGCTTAAAACCAGATACTGCTGTGTTGGTTCAGGGGGCTGTTCCTAACAATTCCAAACA attTGAGATAAATTTCCAGATAGGACAATCTTATGGTGATGGTATCGCATTTCACTTCAACCCTCGCATTACACTTAAATATGTTTACATGAACACCCTCAGAAATGGTAAATGGGAAAAAGATGAAACTGTTTATGACAAGATCATCCCCAAAGAGACATCTTTCAGTCTGCTGATTCTCGCCAAGTCAGAGGGATATGAg GTTTATGTGAACGGTCTGTGGTACTATCTGTTCAAACATCGCATGCCTCTAGAGCAAGTTTCAGCACTCGGCATTCGTGGAGATGCTTCTATTTCCATCTGTGGTTTTATCAAT AACTGGAGCAAAACTTCTCTATGTATGGAGCAATCGAAAATCAAAGGCTTGGGGAGATCGTTCTTGAAAATGTTACCCATCCCATCAGAGCTTGAAAACCCAGTCATCCAACCT AAAATACCTTATATTGGTCCTATTTCTGGAGGGATAAAACCAGGAATGGCTCTGTTTATCCAAGGGACTATTAATCCATCTGGATACCA ggtTTCAGTAGATTTCAAATtgggagaaaagaaaactgaTGCAATCCCATTTACTTTTAATCCACGTATTGGTCAATATGTGTACATGAACACCTTCTTAAATGGCATCTGGGGCAAAGAGCAATTAGTCGTAGATAAGCCCTTCACCAAAGGAGGAACCTTCTGTATACTGATTGTTGTCCGTTCAGATTGTTTCCAG GTCTTAGTAAATGGGTGGGGacactgcacatacacacaccgcaTGTATTTGGGTAAAATTACCACACTCAGCATTTGGGGAGATGTTTGTATCCACTACTTTGGCTTTGCTTAT AACTGGTGCAGATCACCTTTTTTTAAGGACCAACTGAAAATCACAGATAAAGGTACCTCAGTCAAAAGTCCTTTAGTCATCCCTTCTGAAATTACAAAGGCAGTCATCCAGCCT AAAATCCCCTATAGTGGACCAATATCTGGACAGTTGAGACCCGGAATGGCTCTGTATGTCCGTGGAACTGTTCTTAAAGATGACTGCCA GTTTGGAATCGCATTTGGAGCGCGTAAAAATACATATGATGATGATTCTGACGTCCCTTTTATTTTCAACCCGCGGTTTGATCAGTACATATACCAGAACAACTACAGGAATAACGTCTGGAACAAAGAAGAGTTGGTCTATGATAAACCCTTCGTCAAAGGAGAAAATTTCACTGTGGTGATTGTCATCATTAAGGAAGGATTTGAG GTTTATGTGAACGGAACAAGACACTCCTTGTTCAGGCATCGTGACGCTTTACAAGCCATTGAAAGAATTGGCATTTGGGGAGGTGTTTCAGTCGTTTTCTTTGGTTTCCTTGAG gACTGGACTGCATCATCTTACTTTAAGGAACTATCAAAGACCATACCTGTGGGGAGTTCCCCCTTGAGTATTTTTTCCATCCCATCTGAAATTTCAAACCTACTCATCCAGCCT CAACTTCCCTACCGTGGACCAATAAATGTAGACATAAAACCAGGAATGGCTTTCTATGCCGAAGGAAGTGTTCTTGCAAATGCCAATGA ctttttaataaatttcCTTGTAGGCCCAAGTAAAACTGATGACGTTCTAATTACGTTTAACCCTCGAATCGGTCAGTACTTATACCTGAACACCTACAGGAATGGTGTCTGGGAAAAAGAGCAATTGGCTGCTTATCAACCTTTTATGAAGGGAACGGCTTTCAACGTTCTGATTGTAGTCACTCCCCAATACTATAAG ATGTATGTGAATGGACAGAAACACAGCACGTACGCACACCGCATTCCTTTTGAAAGAATTAAAACACTTGTCATTATGGGGGATGTCAAGATCAACTTCTGTGGTTTTACCAAT aactGGAGGAGATCATACGCCTTAAAGCGCCAACCAAAACTCACAGATGTAGGAAACACATTCACAAGTCTGTTGCCAGTCCCATCAGAAGCTTTACATGCAGTCATTCAGCCT ACAATTCCTTATGTGAATACAATCCAAGGAGGATTAAAACCAAAGATGGCCGTGTTATTCCATGGTGTTCTTCCTGCACATGCCCAAAG ctttgaaattaattttaaaaccgGGCAGTATATTGATGACAGCTATAATGACATCGCGTTTCAGTTCAACCCACGCATGGGACAATACGTGTACATGAACAGCTACATAGCCAAGAGCTGGGGGAAGGAGGAATGTGTCTCTGACAAGCCCTTCATCAAGGGAGCAGCTTTCCAATTATTTATCATCATCACAACTGATGGATTTGAG GTCTTCATTAATGGCATGAGGCATTGCATATACATGCACCGCTTTCCCCTAGAGAAAATTACAACATTAGACATTTGTGGCGATGTTTCCATCCTTGTCTTTAGTTTTATTGAT GACTGGAGCACACTGAACTTGAGCCAATCAAATAACAGAGTCATGGGGAGTTTAGATTCAAGACCATCATCTCTGCCATTAGCGGTGACAGGTCCATTCATCCAGCCT ACACTTCCTTATGTGAGTAAAGTTGCAGGAGGACTAAGACAAAATATGGCTTTGTTCTTCCAAGGGATTATTCCTTTAAATAGCAAAGG ctttgaaataaatttaaaaacaggGGAGTCTGAGACTGATGACATCGCTTTTCACTTCAACCCCCATAGTGGTCAATATGTCAGCCTGAACAGCTTCATAAACGGTAGCTGGGACAAGGGGGAATCTGTTTCTTACAGTCCCTTCAACAAGGGAGCAGGCTTCTATCTGTTTATTGCAATCAATTCAGACAACTATCAG GTGTTTGTGAACGGCTTGGAGCACTCTACGTTCAAGCACTGCATTCCTCTGGAGAAAGTTTCCACACTTGATATCCGTGGTGACGTTTCCAAACTAATCTATGGTATAATTGAT AACTGGAGCAGTACATGTTTATGTTTGGATCAATCAAGAATTACAGGCATGGGGAACACGTTTTCAAGCCTGTTAAATACCCCTGCGGATTTGTCATATGTAGTCATTCAGCCT ACACTACCCCATTTATGTGCTATACCTGGAGGATTAACAACAGATATGGCAGTATACTTTCAAGGGACTGTTCCTGCACATGCTGTAAT CTTTGAGATTAACTTCCACACAGGTTGGTATGCAGAGAGTGATCTCTCTTTTCACTTTAGCCCTCGAATCGGGAATTTCGTATACTTGAACAGCTACAGAAATGGCAAATGGGAGAACAGTGAATCTGCCCCCATTAAACCCTTTACAAAAGAAACTTCctttaatatgtttattgtCATCAAGTCAGAAGGCTATGAG GTCTATGTGAATGGATTGTTCTACTGTTTGTTTAAGCACCGCCAACCTTTAGAGAATAATTGTGCTATTAGTATATATGGAGATGTTTCAATCCCCATCTATGGATTTATTGAT AACTGGAGCAAATCCTCTTTCATTGCGGACCAATCTAAAATCACAACCAAGGGGACTCAAAGTCTGGTAACGCTTCCAGCAGAGGTTTCACAGCCAATAATCCAGCCT GCACTTCCATATGTGGGTAAGATCACAGAAGGGTTAAAGCCAGACATGGCTGTGTTCTTCCAAGGGACTATTCCTACACATGCTAAAAG ctttgaaataaattttaaaacgGGACCGTCTGATGGTGATGacattgcatttcatttcaaTCCTCGCCTTGGAGAATTTGTCAACCTAAACAGCTTCAGAAACGGTAGCTGGGAAAAAAGGGAACCTACACCGGAAATACCCTTCCTTAGGGGAACAGCCTTAAATATGTTTGTTGTCATCACCTCAGAGGGCTATGAG GTCTTTGTGAATGGCTTAATTTATTGCGTCTTCAAGCATCGCATTCCTCTAGAGAAAGTTTCCATACTTGCCATTCGTGGAGATGTTATACTTCCCATCTGTGGCATTACTGGT AACTGGAAGACCTGTTCGTTCTGCACTAAAGAAACCGCAAGCTCTACACCTGTCCCTAAAGATGTTTCATATCTGATCAGCAACCCT acaCTTCCCTATATAACTGAATTCccaggaaaaataaaacaagacatGATAATACTTTTCCAAGGGACTGTTCCTGCAGATGCCAAAAG CTttgaaataaatcttaaaacagGGCCATCTGATGGAGATGACATTGCTTTAAATTTCAACCCTCGTATCGGTCAGTACGTCTACCTGAACACCTTCCGTGATGGTACTTGGGAAAAGCAAGAAACTGCACCTGACAAACCTTTCAGCAAGGGAGCAAACTTCCAAATTCTTCTAGTCATTAAATCTGAGGGCTATGAG GTCTACGTCAACGGCATAATACTCTGCATGTATAAGCACCGTATTCCTTTTCAGAAAGTTTTAACACTTGCCATTGGTGGAGATGTTTCTCTTTCCACCTGTGGTTTTATTGAT aaCTGGAAGACTTCTTCCTTTTACCCACTTATAGTGACATCAAGCCCTACACCCATCCCTAAAGATGTTACATTTCCAATCAGCAATCCT ACACTTCCCTTTGTGGGTAAAATCCAAGAAGAGATACAACAAGATGCAGCTTTACTTTTCCAAGGGACTGTTCCAGCAGATGCCAAAAG ttttgaaataaattttaaaacgGGTCCGTCTGACAAGGATGACATCGCTTTCCAATTCAATCCTTACTTTGGTCAATACATCTACCTGAACTGCTTTAGAAATGGAAAGTGGGAGAAGGAGGAAACTGCACCTGACACACCCTTCACCAAGGGAGCAGCCTTTCAAATTATTGTAGTCTTCAAATACGAGGGCTATGAG gTCTATGTGAATGGCGTGAAATGTTGCCTGTTCAATCACCGCATTCCTCTAGAGAAAGTTTCAACACTTGACTTTAGAGGCAACGTTTCCATGTCCATGTGTAATCTTATTTCT AACTGGAAGACCTCTTCCTTATTCTCGGGTATGGGAGCCACAAGCACTACAACTATACCTTTAGAGGTTGCTTATGCAGTCAAAAGCCCT ACACTTCCCTATATGGGTAATTTCCAAGGAAACGTTAAACAAGACATGGCTGTCCTTTTCCAAGGGACTGTTCCAACAGATAGCCAAAG atttgaaataaatttccAAACGGGGCAAGGTGCAAATGATGACATTGCATTTCACTTTAATCCCCGGATTGAAAATTATACTGCCTTGAACAGCCGCAAAAATGGCAGCTGGATGAAAGAGGAAACTGCACCTTTTAAACCCTTGGCTAAGGGAGCAGCCTTCcaaattattgttgtttttaaatcagaagGATATGag GTTTATGTGAACGGCAAGAGCCACTGCACATTTAAACATCGCATACCTTTTGAGAACGTGTCCACCATTGCCATACGTGGTGATGTTAACATGCAGctcatttgttttattgat AACTGGAAGAGTGTATCCATGAGTATGTAA